The Watersipora subatra chromosome 1, tzWatSuba1.1, whole genome shotgun sequence genome has a window encoding:
- the LOC137404951 gene encoding uncharacterized protein isoform X2 encodes MKSNMATSFAQTMRTAYSTSMKDFLKQGEDIWRGKNVIHDSQSYLCMYGEEKEYGEEKEYGCMYGPERQQTQKEKYKEQRRSQNPTKRPHPQDNTSDSNTELKIRRKRSACSGWVGVRAEAM; translated from the exons atgaaatcgaatatggcaacaagttttgcacaaaccatgaggacggcatattcaacaagcatgaaagactttttgaag caaggtgaagatatttggagaggtaAGAACGTCATCCATGACAGTCAaagctatttatgtatgtatggcgaagaaaaagagtatggcgaagaaaaagagtatggctgcatgtacggccctgaaagacagcaaacccagaaggaaaagtacaaagaacagcggagg tcacagaatccaacaaagagaccgcatcctcaagacaatacatctgatagtaacacggag ctcaagataaggaggaaacgcagtgcttgctcaggatgggtaggagtaagagcagaggctatgtga
- the LOC137392917 gene encoding peptidyl-prolyl cis-trans isomerase Fkbp12-like — MGVDVATTKPGDGITYAKVGQMIQVHYTGTLTDGTKFDSSRDRGKPFEFTLGVGQVIKGWDEGVAKMSVGERAILTCTPDYGYGPQGYPGVIPPNATLTFDVEFLAIK; from the exons ATGGGCGTTGATGTTGCAACAACAAAGCCTGGAGATg GTATTACTTATGCCAAAGTGGGCCAAATGATTCAAGTTCACTACACAG GCACTCTGACTGATGGTACTAAGTTCGACTCATCAAGAGATCGAGGGAAACCCTTTGAATTTACTCTAGGTGTTGGTCAAGTCATTAAAGGTTGGGATGAAGGCGTAGCAAAG ATGAGCGTTGGTGAGAGGGCAATACTCACATGCACCCCCGACTATGGTTATGGACCACAGGGCTATCCAGGAGTCATACCACCTAATGCTACTCTAACATTTGATGTTGAATTTCTTGCTATTAAGTAA
- the LOC137392926 gene encoding peptidyl-prolyl cis-trans isomerase Fkbp12-like codes for MGVDVATTKPGDGVTYAKVGQVVQVHYTGTLTDGTKFDSSRDRGKPFEFTLGVGQVIKGWDEGVAKMSLGERAVLTCTPDYGYGSQGHPGVIPPNATLKFDVEFLAIK; via the exons ATGGGCGTTGATGTTGCAACAACAAAGCCTGGAGATg GTGTTACTTATGCCAAAGTGGGCCAAGTGGTTCAAGTTCATTACACAG GCACTCTGACTGATGGTACTAAGTTCGACTCATCAAGAGATCGAGGGAAACCCTTTGAATTCACTCTAGGTGTTGGTCAAGTCATTAAAGGTTGGGATGAAGGCGTAGCAAAG ATGAGCCTTGGTGAGAGGGCAGTACTCACATGCACCCCCGACTATGGTTATGGATCACAGGGCCACCCAGGAGTCATACCTCCTAATGCTACTCTAAAATTTGATGTTGAATTTCTTGCTATTAAGTAA
- the LOC137404951 gene encoding uncharacterized protein isoform X1, with translation MTLKIIVYINNYNQASNKCIKHHIHAAVSSQLSVSNQQGEDIWRGKNVIHDSQSYLCMYGEEKEYGEEKEYGCMYGPERQQTQKEKYKEQRRSQNPTKRPHPQDNTSDSNTELKIRRKRSACSGWVGVRAEAM, from the exons atgacattaaaaatcattgtatatattaataactacaatcaagcaagcaataaatgtatcaagcatcatatacatgcagcagttagttcccaattgagtgttagcaatcaa caaggtgaagatatttggagaggtaAGAACGTCATCCATGACAGTCAaagctatttatgtatgtatggcgaagaaaaagagtatggcgaagaaaaagagtatggctgcatgtacggccctgaaagacagcaaacccagaaggaaaagtacaaagaacagcggagg tcacagaatccaacaaagagaccgcatcctcaagacaatacatctgatagtaacacggag ctcaagataaggaggaaacgcagtgcttgctcaggatgggtaggagtaagagcagaggctatgtga